DNA from Planctomycetota bacterium:
ATCGCGGCGGCGGCGCCGACGGCGTTCGAGGCGTTGGCCACGTCGGCGCGCGAGTCGCCGGCCGCGTACGTCTCGCCCGCGTTCGACAGGATCGTGCCGAAGAAGTTGACGTTGCCCAGGACGGTCTGCGAGGCGTTGTCCACCGCCAGGAAGCCCGCCCGGCGATCGAGCTGGCCGTTCACCAGCGCCAGGCCGTCGGCCCAGTAGCGGATGTCGAGCCGGTCGAACGAGCCGTTGCCCTCGACGTCGCCGAGGATCTCGATGACGGCCTGCTGGCCCGCGCCGGCGCCGTAGATGCCGTCCGGCGCCGACCAGGCGGGACCGCCGTTGCGCTGGCTCCACGCGCGGATCGCGTCCGTCGCGTCGGCCGTGCTGCGCACGCCGTCGCCGTTGAAGTCGAACACGATCTTGTTGCGGGGCGTGACCAGCGTGGTGTAGGTCACGGCGTTGCCGGCCTGGTCGATGTAGTTCTGCCCGCCCGCGACGCCGTCGGAGTAGACGACGCCGGTGGTGCGGCCCGGGACGCGCCCGCGCGACGCGCTGTTGAACGACACGAACGCCGCATTGAAGTGAACGTTGCCGTTCGCGGGGTTGCCGATGTAGTCCTGGACCTTCTGGTTGAAGGTGGGGTTGGGGGTCAGCACGGTGTAGTCGAGGTCGCTGTGCAGGTTGTCGAGGGCGGCCAGCGAGAGGAACTGGCTCGCCGCGAACTCGCCGGGCATGCCGAAGTTCGCGACGTCCGCGGGCACCGACTGGAACGCCGCGATCGAGCGCGAGATGTTGTTCATGTACAGCGCCGCGGCGGTGTTGCGCATCGGCGGGTTGGTGTTCGTGAGGCCGGCCTCGGCGTTCGTCGCGTCCCACATCCCGTTGCCGTTCAGGTCGGTGAAGGGCTCGCCCATGTCGTAGGCGTTGTTGTTGTTGGTGTCGACGAAGGGATCGAACGCGCCCGTCCAGCCGATGCCGCCCAGCGCGCACTCGCGCACCATGCTGCCGTTCTCATCGGTGAACGACTCGCTCGGCTCGCCCACGTCCATGAAGCCGTTGCCGTTGCTGTCGGTGAAGTTGAACGCGCTGTCGGCCGGGAAGCCGTTGCTGCCGTCGACGAAGAGCTCGCACGCGCGGGGGTCGCCGATGGTGGCGAGCACGGCCTGCCCGCCGATGAGCCAGCCGTCCACGCCGTTGTTCAGGATGTTGTCGGTCGTCGGGCGGGTGTACGCCGTCCCGCCGTAGATGTCATTCTGCACGTCGGCGATCTCGAGCCAGCCGTTGCTGAGCCACGAGCCGGTGCCCGAGCCCGTCACGCCGCGCTCGGTGCCGATGTAGCCCACGCCCAGGCGCATGTTGAGCATGGTCGCCTCAACGTCGCCGTTGCCGTTCTTGTTCGTGGGGATGAAGCCCGCGCCGAGGTTGTTCTGCGTGCCGCCGGAGGAGCGCGGCCCGATGTTGTCGCCGTTGCCCCAGGAGGGGTCAACGCCGGTGCAGTTGTTGAACGCATTGCGGGTGCCCGAACCGACGTCGCGCGTCACGACGACGAAGTTCTCGCCCGTGTTCGCGCGGCCCGTCACGAAGAGGTGCTGGATCTCGGTGATCTTGAGCTGCGTGATGCCCGTGCCCAGGCCGACGACCGGCGCGATGGGGGCGAACAGCAGCTGCGTGTCGAAGATCGTGTTCGCGTCCGCGGCGCCGGGGTTGGTGGGGTCGAAGAGGTTGCGGCCCTGGAGCGTCAGGAGCTGGCTCGACAGGTTCGCGCCCGAGGTCCCGCCCTGCTTGTTCACGCTGTTGCGCGGGTTCGTGCCGTAGCCGCCCTCGGCGGGGGCCCGATCCCACTTCGCGACGCCGGGCTTCTGCACGGCGAGGAACGTGGAGACGTCAAGCGGGGAGACGTCGATCTGGATCCCGCCCGCGCTGCCAATGTCCGGGGTGGCGTAGGTGGCGCGGTACGAGGACTGATCGGCCGCGCGGTTCGGGGCGCCGCCGGGGTTGCCCTGGTTGTACGCGCCGGTGCGCACGCCCGAGTTCGTGCCGATCGTGATGTACAGATCGCGGTTGTGGTACGCGCCCGTGGCCTGGCCGGGGTTCGGCAGGCCGGTCGCGGGCGACGCGCCGGGGATGCCCGTCGCCGTCGTGGCGTTCGCGTCGTTCGTGAGGAACTGCGGGGGGCCCCAGCGGAGCAGCTCGTTGAAGCCGTTCACCGAGCCCGTCACGCGGTACTGCACGACGAGTTCCTGGGCCGTCAGGCTGCCCGAGGTGCCGAAGCCCTGCACGCCGCTCGGCGCGAGCTGGTCCGGCACGCCGCCGATGGTGGTGCCCAGGTACCCGCTAATGCCGTCGCCGTCAGCGTCGATGAAGTCGTTCGTCGACGCGCGGCTGGCGCTCCAGTTCTGGAGCAGCGTGGCGCCCGAGATGTTCACAACACGTCCCTGCTGCAGCTGCGCCATGGCCGGGAGGGCCGTCGCACAGGTTCCGGCCGCCGCGAGCAGCAGCCACGCACGATTGTTCTTCATGGATCTTCTCTCCGAAAAAGGCGTTTGGGGCACGATGGACGGACCGACAGCCGTCATGCCCCGGAGCGAGGACGTTGTGGTCAGGAACGAGCCACACCCCGTTGGCATGCGGATGCACGCATTGGTTTGCCGGTCTCTCGACCGTCTTCAGTTGTCGTGTTGTCGAAACGCGCGGCCTGCGCCAGGTTTGAAAACGAACCGAACCCCTCCGAGTTCGGCTCGCGGTGCGCTTCTCACAGTCTCTTAGCGCGGTTGCGTGTTCACCCGGTTGTCGCCCGTCAGGCTCCAGAACCGGTCGCCCCACTTGCGCTTCTCGATCGTCGTTTCAATGTTCGACTGCTCCACGTGCCCGTCCACGTACCCGAAGTTCGCCTGTCCGCCCTTCGCGTTCTTGGAGCCCGGGTGGTGACGGGCCACCGCGTTCAGCGTCGTGTTCGTCCCGCCGTCGATCGCGCCTTCGGGCACATCGGCCACCGGCAGGATCTCGTCCAGCAGCGGGTACACGAAGCGCGGGAACGCGCTCGCGCCCAGCGGCTCGTTGTACACGTCCACGCCCGACGAGATGCCGTAGAAAGGCGTCACCGGGCGGTGGCTCTTGAACAGCCCGCCCGTCTGGATCGCCCGGTAGTCCTTGTCGGGCGTGAACTCCGTCACCAGGATCACGTTCGACGCGTTGTTGATGTCCGAGTCCTTCACCAGCTTGTTCTTGCGGGCGCCGCCGAACGCCGTCGAGAACTTGTTGCGCGGGAAGATCGCCGCGTTCCCCGTGTACGCGATCCGCTTCACCTGCCGGTCCGTCGGCGTCGAGGCCCCGGCCCCCTGGCCCAGGTCGTTCACCTGCTCGGGCTCCCAGTTCGCCTGGTCGGGCCCCGGGTTCGTCGCCGGCGCCCCGCCCCGCGGCATCGACGGGCACTTGAACGAGTCCTCGTTCACCGCGCCCGTGTTGAACAACGCGTACGACCAGTGCACGTACCCCGTCGACGGGTTCGGGTTGCTCAGCAACTGCTGCTCGAACTGCCAGTTCGTCGTGCTGTCGTCCGACCCGTACACATAGTGCGGCGGGTAGTACTGCTTCGCGTCCGTCGAGTACGCGATCACGCCCTGCAGCACGCTGCGGTTGTTCGCGGCGCACTTGATCATCCGCGCCGTCGACCGCGCGTTCCCCAGCGCGGGCAACAGAATCCCGATCAGCAGCGCAATGATCGCGATCACGACCAGCAGCTCGATCAGGGTGAAGGCACGCGGGCCGCCCTTGCTTCGCATGGGAATCTCCGGTTCGCCCGCGCGGTGATGCCCCCCGGCCCCCGCCACGGATCGTTCGAGTGAGCCCAGAGGATAGCGCACGACTCTCCAGATTTGAAGCCCTCCCCACTGTGTTTCAGTGAGAGATCACGCGCTCTTCGTACAGTCTTTATATTTGGGTTGTGTCAAGACCCTTCGCTTACTCGATGTCGCACACATGTTTGTGCCATCGCGCTTCGTGAAGTACGCCGCGACGCCCTTCACCGCCCCCGCCCGATTTTTCGTCGTTTCCCCCGGCGGCCTCCCTCGTGGCTCCTCCCCGCCCCCTCGCCCGCGCTCGCCCGCAAGTTCCTACGCTCGGCGGCGTGAAGCTCGCTGTCGTCATCCCCGTCTACAACGAACTCCGGTGGCTCCGCCCGGGAATCGACCGGCTCCTTGCCACCGCACCCCCCGCCCCTCCCGGCGGCTCGCCCGTCGAACGCACCGTCATCCTCGTCGACGACGGCTCCACCGACGGCACGCGCGACCAGGTCCGCGAACTCGGCGCGAGCGGACGCGTTGTCGCCGTCCTCCACGACGCCAACCGCGGCAAGGGCGCCGCCCTCCGCACCGGCTTCGCCCGCGCGCTCGACCTCGGCGCAGACATCATCCTCGTGCACGACGCCGACCTCGAGTACGACCCGCGCGACCACGCCGCGGCGTTGGCCCCGATCCTCGACGGCCGCGCCGACGCCGTCGTCGGCTCGCGCTTCATCGGGCACACTCACCGCGTCCTCTACTACTGGCATTACCTGGCGAACCGGTTCATCACGACGTGCTGCAACGCCGTCACGAACCTGAACCTCACCGACGTCGAGTGCTGCACGAAGGCGTTCACCGCCCCGGCCCTCCGCGCCATGACGCTCACCGAAGAACGCTTCGGCATCGAGATCGAGATGGTCGCGAAGGTCGCGCAGGTGCGCCTGGCGCGTGCCGACGAGCCGCAGTCACCCCCCCGACGCGCCCGCGTGTACGAGGTCGCCGTCTCCTACGACGGACGCACGTACGAAGAAGGCAAGAAGATCGGCTGGCAGGACGGCGTCGCGGCCCTGTGGTGCATCCTCAAGCACGGGCTGTAAGGCTCCGCGGCATCTTTCATCGCAGAAAATCACCGACCCGCGCCGGTGAGCGCGGGCCGGTGAACAGGTCGGGTGCTGCCGCGCCGACCGGCGCGAGGTGGCAGGCCGGAGCGCGGTTGCGGCACCGCGGCACCGCGGCAACGTGGCAACGCGGCAACGCGGCAACGCGGCACCGCGGCGTGCGCGTGCCACATCACCCCGGGCCCTCGGGACGTTCGCCCGCGAACTCCGGCAGGCGCGGCCCGACGATGCTCGCCACGAACCCCGCGGGCCCGGGCCCAGGCCCGGACGCGCCCGCCGCGGGCTCGGGCGCCGCGTCTTCGATGCGCATGTTCATCGCCGGGCCGCCCATGTCGACCTCGCCCGACAGGTACCGCGTCAGCGTCGCCAGCGCGACGTTGTACGTGGCCTGCTCGCGCGTGGTCAGGTCGCGCGCATGACGCGTCGCCTCGCAGTACGCGCACGGGTTCTCGATCTCGCGGAAGAACTCCAGCGCCCGCAGCGCCGCGTCCACGCGCCCGGGCACCTGGTCGAACACCATCGTCAGTACGTTCTCGTTCACGGTGTCACGTTCGCCCGGTGAAGGCCCGGACGCTCCAAGGTTGTCTCGCGGATGGCGTGCATCCGAATAGACGGATCAATCGCGGTCAGATCGGCCGTTATCACGGTGATGGAATGGCCCCACCATGCGCGACTTCGAATATTCGAATAGATGGATGAACGGATCGGCCTCGCCGGGTTAGCCGGCGAGGCTTCGATCAGAGCCGCGCCACAGCCCGCGCGCGCACATCGGCACGCGTTCTCGGGAGTTCGGCTTGGTCGCATGGTGCAACACGGCGGGCTCCGGCCCCAATGGAAACCGGCGCAATGCCGGGCTTGGGGGGCTGATGATTCGCGTGTTACCCGCGGGAGTCAAGGGCGCCACGGTCATGTCAAGTTACGTCAAGTCGTGGCGCGTTCGTGGGGGTCGGGCGTCGGGGCGTCGTTACTTCTCGGTGGCCTTGCGTGCGCGCAGGGCGCGGGCGAACTCCGAGGCCGCGGGCCCGAGCGCGCGGGCGCGTCGCCGCACGAGCGCGAGCGTGCGCGACAGCCGATCATCGCGGCAGGCCAGCCCCTCGCCCTCGCGCAGCGCGAGGCGGCTCACGAAGCCGATGCCGATGCCCGCGCCCACCATGGCCTTGACGGCCTCGATCGAGCGCACCTCCACGGCCACATCCAGCGTGACGCCCGCGCGGGCGGCGGCCCGGTCGATGAGATCGCGCACCGCCGCGCCCGCGGCGAACGCGACCACCGGCTCGCCCCGCAGGTCTTCCCAGCGGAACGTCGCGGCACGCCGCGCGCGCCCGACCTGCTTCGCGTGGCGGTGACCGGGCGGCACGATGAGCCGCAGTTCGTCTTCGACCAGCGGGTCGACGAGCAGGTCGCTCTCCACGCCCGGCGGGAGCGGGAGTGTGACAACGCCCAGCTCGAGTTCGCCCGACAGCACGGCCTGTGCCACGCCCGCGCTGCCGGCCTCGCGGATGAAGAACCGCAGCCCCGGGTGCGCGCGCCGCAGCGCCCCGATCACGGGCGGGAGCAGGTACGTTACCGCGGTCGCGCCGCCGCCGACGCGCACGACGCCGCGCTGCAGCCCGAGCAGTTCGCGCACGGACTCGCGCCCTTCCTCGACCGCGCGGAGGGCCTGCTGCGCGCTGTGGAGGAACAGGCGTCCGGCCTCGGTGAGCTGCACGCCCTTGCTCGTGCGCTCGAGCAGCGGGGCGCCGACCTCGGCTTCGAGCTTGCGGACGACGGCGGAGAGGGCCGGCTGCGTGACGCCGAGCTCGCGCGCGGCCCGCGTCATGTGCCCGGCCGCGGCGATGGCCGAGAAGTACCGGAGCGGGGTGAGTTCCATGCGGGTGAAGATACGACGGGGCAGCGCGATCACGCCGGTCTGGTCACGGCGCCATGATCCGTCGTACGAGGCCCATCGCCTGCGCGGGCGTCGGCGGGTTCGTGAGGTCCAGCGGCAGGTAGACGCCCTTCTCGTGGTCGCTGTTCAGCACCACCGCGTTGGGCGCGACGAACTTCGAACCCTCGGGCGCCTTCTCGTGCCCCAGCACGAACATGTACACGCCCCACGCCTCGACGAGGTCTTCCAGCCCTTCCTCGTCGTAGCCGCGTCCCCACACCATGAGGTGGGCCGCCCCCTGTCGCGGCGCGTAGTCGGCGATCGTCAGTTCGCGCGAGAGCACGGTTGTGTCGAACTTGCCCATCACCGCCGCGGGCGGCACGCTGTGCGCGCACAAGATATCGCCCCGGCGCGTGTGCACCCGCAGCGCCAGCGGCATCGACAGCACGAAGTCGTCGATGGCCGCCTCGACGCGCGACGCGTCCTCGCCGAAGGCGTACGCCAGCCCCTCGCTGAACGCGTCGACGCAGCGGACGCCGTCCTTGAGGATGCCCGACCGCTGCATCTGCGCGAGCTCGTGGTTGCCCAGCAGCACGTGCACGTGCTCCGGGTAGGCCGCCTTGAGCGCCGCGACGCGCGCCAGCACGCGGTAGGAGAAGTCCATCCCGTGCAGCAGCCGGTCGCCGTGGATGATCTCGTGCAGCGTCAGGTGCGCGGGGGCCGCGCCGACGCCGCCATTCCCAGCGCGCCGGGCGCTCCCGTCCATTCCCGCGGCACGCACGAGGATCTCGAAGTGCAGCGGGTTGTCGTGCAGGTCGCCCGTCGCGATCAGACGCAGCGCCGTGTCTGCGGGGCGCCCTTCTTCCGGGCGGCTCTCGTCGGGGCGGGGGCGTTCAGGCGCCGGGCGTTCGTCACTCCCGGCGCCGGTCGCGTCCACCACATCGATCGATCCCCGCCGGCACCGCGCCCCGCGGTTCGCCGCGGCCCCGTCCCGCAGGGCCGCTTCGACCGCGCCGGGATCGCGCATGTCGATCGTCGCGCCGGGGTCTGCGCCGCTGGACGCCGAGTCATCCTGCATGCGCGCCCCCACCGCCGTTTACGCCGCCCCGTCCGCGCGGTCCGCGTCGACGCGCACGCCGCCCGCCGACCCGCCCCGCGTCACGGGCAGCCCCGCGGAGGAGGCGCTGTTCGCCCGGGCGGCGGCGTCCGACTGCTCGTTGCGGTACCGCAACTGCCCGAGGATGAGTTCGAGCTTGTCCTTGACGTACGACATGCTCTGCGGGCGATCGTCGGGGTTCACCTCGACGCAGTGCATGATGAGTTCGTTGAGGCGCGCGGGGATCGCTGAGTTCAGGCTGGACGCCGCCGGGGCCCTGGGGATCAGGGCGTCGTCGAGGCGGCTCACGAGCGCGTCGGGCTTGGTCGAGAGCGCGTTGGGCACCGCCTTGCCCGTGAGCGTGTAGTACATCGTCGCGCCCAGGTTGTACACGTCGGTCCGCTCGGTGATCGCGCGCCGGTGCACCTGCTCGGGGGCGATGTAGTCCGGCGTGCCCTGGATCCGCTCCTTCACCGTGCCGAGCGGGCACGACTGGCCGAGGTCGATGATCTTCGCCATCGGGCCCTGGGGCGTGGGCACCACCAGGATGTTGTTCGGCTTCATGTCCGCGTGCGCGAACCCCCGCGCGTGCATGTGCCCCAGCGCGTCGGCCGCCTGGATGAAGATCGTGACGGCGTCGTCGAAGTTCTTCGGCGACTTGCGGTCCATCGAGACCCCGTCGAGCATTTCCATCACCAGGAACACGTCCGTCACGTGCACGAACATCCGCGTCTTCTTCTCGAGGCGCACGATCTTGCGGATGTTGGGGTGGTCGAGCTGGCTGGCGATCTTGTACTCGTACATCGCCTGCTGCAGGAAGCGGTCGTCCTTCGAGCTCCCCCGATGCACGTGCTTCAGCGCCCAGATCTGCTTGTTCCGCGGGTCCTGCGCCAGGTACACGACCGACGCCGCCCCCTGCCCGAGCTCGGTGAGGATCCGAAGACCCTCCACCTCGTCGTTGGCCTTGTAATGGACGAGTTCGTCCGACATGCGCTGCTCTGCCCGCTCCTCAGCGTCGCCGGGAAGAACTCCCGGCACGCACGTTCAAATACCGATCCGTCCCGCCCGTGGCGGCGGGTGCGGCCGACGTCTCCCGCTGCGCTGGAGATGCGGGGAATTCCCGGCCGCTCCAGACCTCGCCGGCGGCCCCCGCCCCGGCAGCATCCACGATAGGCGTGCCGAACCACGCCCCGACGCACACGCCCAAGGTTCGATGCCGCGAACGGGCCCGGGCTGCGCGGCACAGAACATCCCGGCCCCCGCGGGGCCGGCCACCGGACGCTCGCACATGGATGGATCGCACACCCGCCCGCGCCCGTCGCTACCGCACGCCGGCGATGGCCTGGCGGAACGACGCCTCGGGGAAGAACTTCCCGGGGCTGGGCGTCGAGGCGACTTCGCGATGGAGATACACGCGGTCCGCGGGGATCTGGCACTCGCGCATCAGCATCTCGACGAGCTGCGCAAGCCGCACCCGCTGGGCCTCGGTGAATGTCGCCCGCTCCCCGTCGCCCACGACGCAGATCCCGATCGCGTTGCGGTTCAGCCAATCCGCGTTCTTGCCCGCGGCGTGCGCCCCGGGGTTCTGGCGAAGCCAGCGTCCGCCCACGTGCACCTGCCCGTCGCGCAGGCCCGAGCCGTTGCCCAGCACGAAGTGGTACCCCAGGCCGCGCAGGCCCAGACGGCGTGCCTGCTCGTCGAGGCTCTCCGGGCTTCCCGAGAGCGTCCCGCTGTCGTGGATCACGATCGCCTGCCAGCGTCCGCTCTCGATCGGCGTCGGCGTCGAGAGGATGGACTCGAGCCCGCCCGCGCTCGCCATGACGGCCAGCGGCGGGAGGGAGAAGCCCTCGCCGGTCGAGCGTTCACCCGTGTCGAGCATCACCAGCCCGCCGCCCACGACCGTCATCGAGGCGAGCAGTGCGCCCCAGACAACCCGCGTGCGCGACGAGAGGGAGCGCGACGCCACCGAAGCCCGGGCCTTGCCCGCGCCCCGCGTGCCGCGCTTCGACTTCGACGTGTTCCTGGCCACTCCCGTTCACCCTCGCGTGCGCCCCGCGCGCGGACGACTGTACGACGTCCGCGCACCTGCGCCCATTCAATCGTCACATTCACGCGCGAATGTTCAACCCGCGCCGCATTTTCGGCCGCCGATCACTGATCTTCAGCCGCGCACGCCCGCACAGTCAAGCAGACGCCGCGTCCGCCGCGCTGTTATTCCTGCGCGCCGAGCAATCGACCGCGCACGTTCGGGAGACGGTTGCCCTTCTGGTCCCAC
Protein-coding regions in this window:
- a CDS encoding prepilin-type N-terminal cleavage/methylation domain-containing protein, with amino-acid sequence MRSKGGPRAFTLIELLVVIAIIALLIGILLPALGNARSTARMIKCAANNRSVLQGVIAYSTDAKQYYPPHYVYGSDDSTTNWQFEQQLLSNPNPSTGYVHWSYALFNTGAVNEDSFKCPSMPRGGAPATNPGPDQANWEPEQVNDLGQGAGASTPTDRQVKRIAYTGNAAIFPRNKFSTAFGGARKNKLVKDSDINNASNVILVTEFTPDKDYRAIQTGGLFKSHRPVTPFYGISSGVDVYNEPLGASAFPRFVYPLLDEILPVADVPEGAIDGGTNTTLNAVARHHPGSKNAKGGQANFGYVDGHVEQSNIETTIEKRKWGDRFWSLTGDNRVNTQPR
- a CDS encoding glycosyltransferase family 2 protein, which encodes MKLAVVIPVYNELRWLRPGIDRLLATAPPAPPGGSPVERTVILVDDGSTDGTRDQVRELGASGRVVAVLHDANRGKGAALRTGFARALDLGADIILVHDADLEYDPRDHAAALAPILDGRADAVVGSRFIGHTHRVLYYWHYLANRFITTCCNAVTNLNLTDVECCTKAFTAPALRAMTLTEERFGIEIEMVAKVAQVRLARADEPQSPPRRARVYEVAVSYDGRTYEEGKKIGWQDGVAALWCILKHGL
- a CDS encoding LysR family transcriptional regulator; the encoded protein is MELTPLRYFSAIAAAGHMTRAARELGVTQPALSAVVRKLEAEVGAPLLERTSKGVQLTEAGRLFLHSAQQALRAVEEGRESVRELLGLQRGVVRVGGGATAVTYLLPPVIGALRRAHPGLRFFIREAGSAGVAQAVLSGELELGVVTLPLPPGVESDLLVDPLVEDELRLIVPPGHRHAKQVGRARRAATFRWEDLRGEPVVAFAAGAAVRDLIDRAAARAGVTLDVAVEVRSIEAVKAMVGAGIGIGFVSRLALREGEGLACRDDRLSRTLALVRRRARALGPAASEFARALRARKATEK
- a CDS encoding serine/threonine-protein kinase codes for the protein MSDELVHYKANDEVEGLRILTELGQGAASVVYLAQDPRNKQIWALKHVHRGSSKDDRFLQQAMYEYKIASQLDHPNIRKIVRLEKKTRMFVHVTDVFLVMEMLDGVSMDRKSPKNFDDAVTIFIQAADALGHMHARGFAHADMKPNNILVVPTPQGPMAKIIDLGQSCPLGTVKERIQGTPDYIAPEQVHRRAITERTDVYNLGATMYYTLTGKAVPNALSTKPDALVSRLDDALIPRAPAASSLNSAIPARLNELIMHCVEVNPDDRPQSMSYVKDKLELILGQLRYRNEQSDAAARANSASSAGLPVTRGGSAGGVRVDADRADGAA
- a CDS encoding peptidoglycan recognition family protein, whose translation is MARNTSKSKRGTRGAGKARASVASRSLSSRTRVVWGALLASMTVVGGGLVMLDTGERSTGEGFSLPPLAVMASAGGLESILSTPTPIESGRWQAIVIHDSGTLSGSPESLDEQARRLGLRGLGYHFVLGNGSGLRDGQVHVGGRWLRQNPGAHAAGKNADWLNRNAIGICVVGDGERATFTEAQRVRLAQLVEMLMRECQIPADRVYLHREVASTPSPGKFFPEASFRQAIAGVR